One stretch of Chryseobacterium fluminis DNA includes these proteins:
- the tnpA gene encoding IS200/IS605 family transposase, with protein sequence MGTYRQIFYHIVFATKYRKPTINEKNESELYKYIWGILKNKNCKLYRINGMPDHIHILCDLHPSITLSNLVKDIKVATNLWMKESGLFTEFIGWQEGYGAFTCSVRDKEKVINYIKNQKEHHRKETFENEFKNILAEHAIKPE encoded by the coding sequence ATGGGAACATATCGGCAAATATTTTATCATATTGTTTTCGCAACAAAATATCGGAAACCTACAATTAATGAAAAAAATGAATCAGAGCTTTACAAATATATTTGGGGAATATTAAAGAATAAAAACTGTAAATTATACAGAATTAACGGAATGCCGGATCACATCCATATTCTATGTGACCTGCATCCAAGCATAACTCTCAGTAATTTGGTTAAAGATATCAAAGTAGCAACAAACCTGTGGATGAAAGAATCGGGACTGTTTACTGAATTTATTGGATGGCAGGAAGGTTACGGAGCTTTTACCTGCTCAGTAAGAGACAAGGAAAAAGTCATTAATTATATTAAAAATCAAAAAGAACATCATAGAAAAGAAACGTTTGAAAATGAATTTAAAAATATTTTAGCAGAACATGCCATTAAACCAGAATAA
- a CDS encoding DUF6814 family protein translates to MNGLKKILGILWIAIALVVGYFGITVLGIPKISSGKQEDLVFGIIILFVLMPIISGGMAIFGYYSLTGEYSDDNV, encoded by the coding sequence ATGAACGGACTAAAAAAAATATTAGGAATACTATGGATTGCCATCGCGCTGGTGGTAGGGTATTTCGGAATTACAGTATTGGGAATTCCAAAAATTTCTTCAGGTAAACAGGAAGATCTCGTATTCGGAATCATCATCCTGTTTGTCCTGATGCCGATTATTTCCGGCGGAATGGCCATTTTTGGCTATTATTCGCTGACAGGAGAATATTCTGACGACAATGTTTAA
- a CDS encoding RelA/SpoT family protein → MSYDLEQENKEILARYKDLISNTYRTLDEENNKLIRKAFDIALDAHKDQRRKTGEPYIYHPIAVAKIVATEIGLGATSIACALLHDVIEDSDYSYEDLKKIFGEKIADIVNGLTKISIMNHQNISVQSENYRKLLLTLSEDFRVILIKIADRLHNMRTLQSMTPDKQKKIASETVYIYAPMAHRLGLYNIKSELEDLSLKYNNPEVYNEITEKLELAKENRERYIEEFKNEVSEQLKDEGLSFTIKGRAKAISSIYRKMLKQGVTFEEVFDNYAIRIIYKSDAKNEKFLAWKIYSIVTDVYHSNPSRMRDWITQPRSTGYESLHLTVLGPDKKWIEVQIRSERMDEIAEKGVAAHYKYKEGYKQSSDDRNFEKWVTEIREVLEQQQNLSTSELLDNIKLNLYSKEVFVFTPKGEIKILPTNATALDFAFSVHSDLGMKCLGAKINGKLVPISYVLQNGDQVDILSSQNQKPKSDWLEFVVTSKAKSKIKSFLNSQKNQIVEEGKEILQRKLRHAKINFNDEEINKLQKFFNLKSSQELFLKFQTNELDASSLRKYIESKNVFNNLLSRFRKSPSKNTHYEEPKEQNLDMIIFGKDEEKLNYTYAKCCTVIPGDKIFGFITISEGIKVHSDNCPNAINLRAQYDYRVIPAKWVNAESFKNRVKIEIEGLDRMGMINDITTVISGAMGMDMKSMSIESNNGVFTGSINLEVKNKNQLEQTFKKLKDINGVSRVRRLQS, encoded by the coding sequence ATGAGTTACGATTTGGAACAAGAGAATAAAGAAATTTTAGCAAGGTATAAAGATCTGATATCTAATACATACAGAACTTTGGATGAGGAAAATAATAAACTCATCCGAAAAGCTTTTGATATTGCGCTGGATGCACATAAAGATCAGAGAAGGAAAACGGGAGAACCCTATATCTATCACCCTATAGCCGTTGCTAAAATTGTCGCTACAGAAATCGGGTTGGGGGCTACATCCATTGCCTGCGCCCTGTTGCATGACGTTATTGAGGATTCTGATTACAGTTATGAAGATCTTAAAAAGATTTTCGGTGAAAAAATAGCTGATATCGTGAATGGATTAACCAAAATATCCATCATGAATCATCAGAATATCTCTGTACAATCTGAAAATTACAGAAAGCTTCTGCTTACGCTGTCTGAGGATTTCAGGGTAATCCTGATCAAGATTGCAGACCGTCTTCACAACATGCGTACTTTACAGAGCATGACCCCTGATAAACAGAAGAAAATCGCATCTGAAACGGTTTATATTTATGCTCCGATGGCTCACCGTCTGGGTTTATATAATATTAAATCGGAACTGGAAGATCTTTCGCTAAAATATAATAATCCTGAGGTTTACAATGAAATCACGGAAAAGCTGGAATTAGCCAAAGAAAACAGAGAACGGTATATCGAAGAATTTAAAAACGAGGTTTCGGAGCAGCTGAAAGATGAAGGATTGTCATTCACAATTAAAGGCCGCGCGAAAGCTATTTCTTCAATTTACAGGAAAATGCTGAAACAGGGGGTAACTTTTGAAGAGGTATTTGATAACTATGCGATCAGGATTATTTATAAATCTGATGCCAAAAATGAAAAATTCCTGGCGTGGAAAATTTATTCCATTGTCACCGATGTCTACCACAGCAACCCGTCAAGAATGCGTGACTGGATTACCCAACCCCGTTCCACAGGCTACGAAAGTCTGCATTTAACGGTTCTGGGTCCTGACAAAAAATGGATTGAGGTACAGATCCGTTCCGAAAGGATGGATGAGATCGCTGAAAAGGGTGTGGCCGCGCATTACAAATATAAAGAAGGATACAAACAAAGTTCTGATGACAGGAATTTTGAAAAATGGGTAACCGAGATCCGTGAGGTTCTGGAACAGCAGCAGAATCTTTCCACCTCTGAATTACTGGATAATATCAAACTTAATTTATATTCAAAGGAAGTTTTTGTATTTACTCCGAAGGGGGAAATTAAAATTCTGCCTACCAACGCCACTGCTCTGGATTTTGCATTTTCAGTTCACTCGGATCTGGGAATGAAATGTTTAGGTGCAAAAATTAATGGGAAATTAGTTCCGATTTCTTATGTTCTCCAAAACGGAGATCAGGTAGATATTTTATCTTCCCAAAACCAGAAACCTAAATCCGACTGGCTTGAATTTGTAGTCACTTCAAAGGCAAAATCCAAGATCAAAAGCTTCCTGAATTCACAAAAAAATCAGATCGTTGAAGAAGGAAAAGAGATTTTGCAGAGAAAACTGCGCCACGCTAAGATTAATTTCAATGACGAAGAGATCAATAAACTGCAAAAATTCTTCAACTTAAAATCTTCACAGGAGCTATTTCTCAAATTCCAGACGAACGAACTGGACGCGAGCAGCCTGAGAAAGTATATTGAAAGTAAAAACGTATTCAATAACCTGCTTTCCAGATTCAGAAAATCTCCCAGTAAAAATACACATTACGAAGAACCGAAAGAGCAGAATCTTGATATGATCATCTTCGGGAAAGATGAAGAAAAGCTGAACTACACCTATGCGAAATGCTGTACGGTCATCCCGGGAGATAAAATTTTTGGGTTTATTACCATTTCAGAAGGAATAAAAGTACACAGTGACAATTGCCCGAACGCCATCAATTTACGTGCTCAGTATGATTACAGGGTTATTCCTGCCAAATGGGTGAATGCCGAAAGCTTCAAAAACAGAGTGAAAATTGAAATTGAAGGACTGGACCGCATGGGAATGATCAATGATATCACAACTGTGATCAGCGGTGCGATGGGAATGGATATGAAAAGTATGTCTATTGAATCCAATAACGGTGTTTTCACAGGAAGCATCAACCTTGAAGTTAAAAATAAAAACCAACTCGAGCAGACGTTTAAAAAACTTAAGGATATCAATGGAGTTTCACGAGTGAGACGATTACAATCCTAG
- a CDS encoding AMP-binding protein, with product MDTDILFKQSIEDKEHFWKQQAQEIDWFQFPAQILSEDNNNYTEWFSDGKLNMCYLCIDKHINDGFGEQVAIIYDSPVTHQKIKYTFNEAKEEISKLAGGLVSLGLKKGDTAVIYMPMIPQTLFSMLACARIGVIHNVVFGGFAPHELVVRIDDCKPKALITATAGVEIAKRIPYLPLVEKAIELTQNKVEHIIVFNRKLADNHHEMFEGLIDYEELIQQSEPADCVSVESTHPLYLLYTSGTTGKPKGITRDTGGYATALKFSMNYIYGVKPEETYWAASDFGWAVGHSFSVYGPLINRNTTVIFEGKPILTPDAGTFWRIISEYRVSVMFTAPTAIRAIKKEDPNGELVKKYDLSHFKKQFLAGERCDVATLDWFAEHIGVPAIDHWWQTESGWPMLGLMTLNEDYKIKRASAGKPVPGYDIKIFDENGYELDAHQEGYLVIKLPLPPGALLGIWNDDKRFHDSYLSQYNGYYFSGDGAIKDEDGYIFITGRVDDVINVAGHRLSTSEMEEIVSSHPDVAECAVVGINDDLKGQIPFASVVVKNGSAISEKDLEEDIIKSVREKIGAVACLKNVMMVKRLPKTRSGKILRKLIRTILDGKEFQIPSTIDDEKIVEEIQQKIEEYRA from the coding sequence ATGGATACAGATATTTTATTCAAACAGAGTATAGAAGATAAAGAGCATTTCTGGAAACAGCAGGCGCAGGAAATCGACTGGTTTCAGTTTCCTGCACAGATTCTTTCAGAAGATAATAATAATTACACCGAATGGTTTTCAGACGGCAAACTTAATATGTGTTATCTGTGTATCGATAAACATATCAATGACGGCTTCGGAGAGCAGGTTGCCATTATTTATGATTCTCCGGTTACCCATCAGAAGATAAAATATACTTTCAATGAAGCGAAAGAAGAAATTTCAAAACTGGCGGGAGGCTTGGTTTCATTGGGTTTAAAAAAGGGCGATACTGCTGTTATTTATATGCCGATGATTCCTCAGACTCTTTTTTCGATGTTAGCCTGTGCCAGAATCGGAGTGATTCACAATGTAGTTTTCGGTGGTTTTGCGCCTCATGAATTGGTGGTGAGAATTGATGACTGCAAGCCGAAAGCTCTTATTACAGCGACTGCCGGAGTGGAAATAGCCAAAAGAATTCCTTACCTGCCACTGGTGGAAAAAGCGATAGAGCTTACCCAGAATAAAGTGGAACATATCATTGTCTTCAACAGAAAATTAGCAGACAATCATCATGAAATGTTTGAGGGACTCATTGATTATGAAGAACTGATTCAACAATCAGAGCCTGCAGATTGTGTTTCTGTAGAATCCACGCACCCACTTTACTTATTATACACTTCTGGAACAACAGGAAAACCTAAAGGAATCACCCGTGACACGGGCGGCTACGCCACCGCTTTAAAATTTTCAATGAACTATATATACGGTGTTAAGCCGGAAGAAACCTATTGGGCTGCTTCCGATTTCGGCTGGGCAGTAGGACACAGCTTTTCAGTATATGGACCGCTAATTAACAGAAATACTACCGTAATTTTTGAAGGAAAACCCATTCTGACGCCTGATGCAGGAACATTTTGGAGAATCATTTCTGAATATAGAGTTTCGGTGATGTTTACCGCACCCACTGCGATCCGGGCTATTAAAAAAGAAGACCCCAACGGGGAGCTGGTAAAAAAATATGATTTAAGCCATTTTAAAAAACAGTTTTTAGCAGGGGAAAGATGTGATGTCGCGACTCTCGATTGGTTTGCAGAACATATTGGCGTTCCCGCGATCGATCATTGGTGGCAGACAGAATCGGGCTGGCCGATGTTGGGCTTAATGACCTTGAATGAAGATTATAAAATTAAAAGAGCATCAGCCGGAAAACCGGTTCCGGGCTATGATATTAAAATCTTCGATGAAAACGGCTACGAACTTGATGCTCATCAGGAGGGTTATCTGGTAATAAAACTTCCACTTCCACCGGGAGCTTTACTCGGGATCTGGAACGATGATAAACGTTTTCACGACAGTTATTTATCACAATACAACGGATATTATTTTTCCGGCGACGGAGCCATAAAAGATGAAGACGGCTATATTTTCATTACAGGACGGGTTGATGATGTCATTAATGTTGCCGGCCACCGGCTTTCAACCTCGGAAATGGAAGAAATTGTTTCATCACATCCCGATGTTGCAGAATGTGCCGTGGTGGGAATTAACGATGACCTTAAAGGACAGATTCCTTTCGCTTCAGTGGTTGTGAAGAACGGTTCTGCGATTTCAGAAAAAGATCTGGAGGAGGATATTATAAAAAGCGTCCGTGAAAAAATCGGTGCCGTAGCCTGTCTTAAAAATGTAATGATGGTAAAGCGCTTACCCAAAACACGTTCGGGAAAAATTTTAAGAAAATTAATCAGAACTATATTAGACGGAAAAGAATTTCAGATTCCGTCTACGATTGACGATGAGAAAATCGTTGAAGAGATCCAGCAAAAAATCGAGGAATATAGAGCTTAA
- a CDS encoding MFS transporter — MSENHHDAYENMTEKQKNRTIWSVITASSLGTLIEWYDFYIFGSLAIVLATKFFPADNPTAAFLSTLATFAAGFVVRPFGALFFGRLGDIIGRKYTFLVTLLIMGFSTFLIGCIPSYETIGFMAPVLVLILRLLQGLALGGEYGGAATYVAEYAQPHRRGYWTSWIQTTATAGLFISLIVILVTKTSLSAEEFDGWGWRVPFWISILMVGVSYVIRRNMKESPLFAKAKSEGKTSKNPLKESFGNKFNFKFVLLALFGAAMGQGVIWYTGQFYAMSFLQKVMNVESAQVDSLMATALFLGTPFFVFFGWLSDKIGRKAVMLTGMLVAILAYRPIYDAMFKSVNLETKTIAANGITEKRMAKIHKDVLSDSLVTFHKEILYTDGTLIKKDSVVHWSPTGPVIKDGKAEEPKVSQTVKLADNTKWYLVFLVFIQVIFVTMVYGPIAAFLVEMFPVRIRYTSMSLPYHIGNGVFGGLLPAVATYLVTTAKEAGHATWYLEGLWYPIGVAAVCLLIGLFYLKNKNNNVHD, encoded by the coding sequence ATGAGCGAAAATCATCACGATGCCTATGAAAATATGACCGAAAAGCAGAAGAACCGCACCATCTGGAGCGTTATTACCGCATCATCACTCGGTACATTGATAGAATGGTATGACTTCTACATCTTCGGAAGCCTAGCCATTGTTTTAGCAACGAAATTTTTCCCTGCAGATAATCCAACTGCAGCATTTTTATCCACGCTTGCCACTTTTGCGGCAGGATTTGTCGTAAGACCTTTCGGAGCCTTATTTTTTGGAAGACTTGGAGATATTATCGGAAGAAAATACACTTTTTTAGTTACCTTATTAATCATGGGATTCTCGACATTTCTTATAGGATGTATCCCAAGCTATGAAACCATTGGATTTATGGCACCTGTCTTAGTTTTAATTTTAAGATTATTACAGGGGCTGGCACTTGGAGGAGAATATGGAGGAGCTGCGACTTATGTTGCGGAATATGCCCAGCCACACAGAAGAGGCTACTGGACCTCATGGATTCAGACCACCGCAACAGCCGGACTTTTCATTTCATTAATTGTAATCTTAGTAACGAAAACCTCTCTTTCTGCAGAAGAATTCGACGGCTGGGGATGGAGAGTTCCTTTCTGGATTTCCATTTTAATGGTAGGGGTTTCTTACGTCATCAGGAGAAACATGAAAGAATCCCCGCTTTTTGCAAAAGCCAAAAGCGAAGGAAAGACTTCTAAAAACCCTTTAAAAGAAAGCTTCGGGAATAAGTTTAATTTTAAGTTTGTCTTACTGGCCTTATTCGGAGCTGCCATGGGACAAGGGGTAATCTGGTATACCGGACAATTCTACGCCATGAGTTTCCTTCAAAAAGTAATGAACGTAGAATCTGCACAGGTGGATTCTTTAATGGCGACAGCTTTATTTTTAGGCACTCCTTTCTTCGTCTTCTTCGGATGGCTTTCTGACAAGATCGGTCGAAAAGCAGTGATGTTGACAGGAATGCTCGTTGCTATTTTAGCATACAGACCTATTTACGACGCCATGTTTAAAAGCGTAAATCTTGAAACCAAAACAATTGCTGCCAATGGAATTACAGAAAAAAGAATGGCAAAAATCCATAAAGATGTGTTATCTGACAGCCTCGTGACCTTCCATAAAGAAATACTGTACACAGACGGAACGCTGATCAAAAAAGACAGTGTGGTTCACTGGTCACCTACAGGACCTGTCATTAAAGACGGAAAAGCCGAAGAACCAAAAGTTTCCCAGACGGTAAAACTGGCTGACAATACTAAATGGTATCTGGTATTTCTCGTGTTCATCCAGGTGATTTTCGTAACGATGGTTTACGGTCCGATTGCAGCGTTCTTAGTGGAAATGTTCCCGGTGAGAATCCGCTATACATCGATGTCGCTGCCTTATCATATCGGAAACGGTGTATTTGGAGGTCTCCTTCCGGCAGTAGCCACTTATCTGGTAACAACCGCAAAAGAAGCAGGACACGCCACCTGGTATCTCGAGGGACTCTGGTACCCGATCGGAGTTGCCGCCGTCTGTTTACTGATCGGATTATTTTATCTTAAAAACAAGAACAATAATGTTCACGATTAA
- the nhaA gene encoding Na+/H+ antiporter NhaA: MNLSVYFKKFFQSSQSSGIILIFCVLVSLLIANSSLSEGFQRFLNQETGTDLFHLTYPVSIWINDGLMAVFFLLVGLEIKREMVEGELSSFRNASLPIFAAIGGMLVPAVIFTVFNHGTGYENGWGIPMATDIAFSLAIISMLGKKVPNSIKIFLAALAIVDDLGAILVIAIFYTEQIHWTYLFLSLGVTGLLFILNFLKVTKIIFYIIPGLFLWYFLHHSGIHATIAGVLLAFSIPTNASHVEISTLEKLEHQLHFPVSFLIMPLFALTNTNITFNSSMIDGLTSTLGLGIIGGLVLGKLIGINLFSFLAIKLKISTLPQNSSWFQMLGVGLLAGIGFTMSIFIALLSFKGQIEIQDEAKFAILIASFLAAVFGYILLNMSSKNNIEED, encoded by the coding sequence ATGAACTTATCTGTATATTTTAAAAAATTTTTCCAAAGCAGTCAGTCTTCCGGAATCATTCTCATTTTTTGTGTATTAGTCTCTCTATTGATTGCCAATTCCTCATTATCTGAGGGGTTCCAGCGATTTTTAAATCAGGAAACCGGTACTGATCTTTTTCATCTTACTTATCCTGTAAGCATATGGATTAACGATGGGCTTATGGCTGTATTTTTTCTTTTGGTAGGACTGGAGATTAAAAGAGAAATGGTGGAAGGCGAACTTTCATCATTCAGAAATGCTTCCCTTCCTATTTTTGCGGCGATCGGCGGAATGCTTGTTCCTGCAGTTATTTTTACCGTTTTTAATCATGGCACCGGGTATGAAAACGGCTGGGGAATTCCCATGGCCACTGATATAGCATTTTCCCTGGCGATCATTTCCATGCTTGGAAAAAAAGTTCCGAATTCTATTAAAATATTTCTTGCCGCATTGGCGATCGTGGACGACCTGGGTGCTATTCTGGTGATTGCCATATTTTATACCGAACAGATCCACTGGACGTATCTTTTTCTATCACTGGGCGTTACCGGTCTATTATTTATCCTGAATTTCTTAAAAGTTACTAAGATAATTTTCTATATCATTCCGGGACTATTTCTTTGGTACTTTCTGCATCACTCAGGCATCCATGCTACTATCGCAGGAGTTTTACTGGCATTCTCAATTCCTACGAACGCTTCTCATGTAGAAATTTCAACTTTAGAAAAACTGGAACATCAGCTTCATTTTCCTGTAAGCTTCCTCATCATGCCTCTTTTTGCCTTAACCAATACCAATATCACGTTCAACAGCTCAATGATCGATGGATTAACAAGCACTTTAGGTTTGGGCATTATCGGCGGTTTAGTTTTGGGAAAATTAATCGGGATCAATCTATTCTCATTTCTAGCCATAAAATTAAAAATCAGCACCTTACCGCAAAACAGTTCATGGTTTCAGATGTTAGGGGTCGGACTTCTGGCTGGAATTGGTTTTACCATGTCGATTTTTATAGCTTTATTATCCTTTAAAGGACAAATTGAAATCCAGGATGAAGCAAAATTTGCTATCCTGATCGCTTCTTTTTTAGCAGCAGTCTTTGGCTATATCCTATTAAATATGAGCTCTAAAAATAACATTGAAGAGGATTAG
- a CDS encoding ATP-binding protein, whose translation MSSFALFTVVLFYLALLFLVAHLAEKKKSKLWINNPYIYALSLAVYCTAWTYYGSIGVAATSGLNYLPIYIGPIIIIPAWIYINTRIVRISRINKISSLADFISLRYGNSRSFSAIITIVCLLSIVPYIGLQIKAISETFHLVTKTTISNNILTDNATFVVILIALFSSYYGTKYVDASEKRLGIISAIALESFLKLFFIIILGIFVIYFVFDGFSDIYQKASQFKDFKAKNTFNGIEGALNWMVLCLISGTAICILPRQFHTAIVENRQEKHIKTAIWFFPLYLLIFTLFIFPIAWGGRLIFDGQKVNPEFYSILIPQHFDNTLITVFVFLGGLSSCISMIIISAITLSIMLSNNLIIPYGLLGKFKSENEIQNTRSITNIRKFSIFALIIMAFVFYKYFILKTSLDSVGLISFVVIGQLAPAFFGAIFWRRGTYKGAVIGLLAGLTICYFGLIIPQYYFSYNQEFKGVLRDLYHAFDFFKISFLGRIPQIFFWSILVNTALFSIISVSVKGNYRERNFAELYVDIDKYIQNHENAFIWRGTAYVSDIKNILERFLGKNKTEQALRIFNLKYNIDSQTETADSRFIKFSENLLAGRIGTASAKILIEGVTKEDKISLKEVLNILEESKENITLNKKLTEQSEELQKLSDDLRKANESLIIKDHQKDDFLDSVAHELRTPITAIRSAGEILAEDDDIPLDIKKEFLNNIITESDRLSEIINDILYLDKLQHGEIALHIRRNNIIETYKKALNPLLHLIQQKNIHLSEVNLLNNFLFDYDEVRMIQLFQNILGNALKFTDEQGTIQTKLSEKENNLVIKIFNTGKHIPEEDLEMIFDKFYQSKNQNIIKPTGSGLGLAISKKIVQAQGGTIKAENSGLGVTFTITLPAKNGIDNEEPDRVQFE comes from the coding sequence ATGAGTAGCTTCGCATTATTTACCGTGGTCTTGTTTTACCTGGCGCTTTTGTTCTTAGTTGCTCATTTAGCGGAGAAGAAAAAGAGCAAGCTCTGGATCAACAATCCTTACATCTACGCTTTGTCTCTGGCAGTATACTGTACAGCCTGGACCTACTACGGAAGCATTGGTGTTGCAGCGACAAGCGGACTCAATTATCTTCCGATCTACATAGGTCCCATCATTATTATTCCGGCATGGATTTACATTAACACAAGAATTGTCCGCATCTCAAGAATCAATAAAATAAGCAGCCTCGCAGATTTTATTTCATTAAGATACGGAAACAGCAGAAGCTTCAGCGCCATCATTACCATTGTCTGTCTTTTGTCCATTGTCCCATACATAGGCTTACAGATCAAAGCCATCTCCGAAACCTTCCACCTGGTGACAAAAACTACAATATCAAATAATATTCTGACGGACAATGCAACTTTTGTCGTTATTCTGATTGCTTTATTTTCTTCATATTACGGAACAAAATATGTAGATGCTTCGGAGAAGCGTCTTGGAATTATTTCTGCCATTGCTCTGGAAAGTTTTCTGAAACTTTTTTTTATTATCATATTAGGGATTTTTGTCATTTATTTTGTGTTTGACGGATTTTCAGATATCTATCAAAAAGCAAGTCAATTCAAAGATTTTAAAGCTAAAAATACTTTTAACGGAATCGAAGGGGCACTAAACTGGATGGTTCTGTGCCTGATTTCAGGAACGGCCATCTGCATTCTTCCGAGACAGTTTCATACGGCGATTGTAGAAAACAGACAGGAAAAGCACATCAAAACGGCCATTTGGTTTTTTCCGCTTTATTTATTGATATTTACCCTATTTATCTTTCCAATTGCATGGGGCGGCAGATTGATTTTCGACGGACAGAAAGTTAATCCTGAGTTCTACTCTATTTTAATTCCCCAGCATTTCGACAATACACTGATTACGGTTTTTGTTTTTCTGGGAGGCTTAAGCTCCTGCATTTCAATGATTATTATTTCTGCCATTACATTATCGATCATGCTCTCCAATAACCTTATTATTCCCTATGGATTATTGGGAAAATTTAAGTCTGAAAATGAAATACAGAACACAAGGAGCATCACCAATATCAGAAAATTCAGCATTTTTGCCCTGATCATCATGGCGTTTGTTTTTTATAAATATTTTATTTTAAAAACTTCATTGGATTCTGTAGGCTTAATCTCATTTGTCGTGATCGGCCAGCTGGCGCCAGCTTTTTTCGGAGCTATTTTCTGGAGAAGAGGTACATACAAAGGTGCCGTAATAGGATTATTGGCAGGATTAACGATCTGCTACTTCGGGTTAATTATTCCACAATATTATTTCTCCTACAACCAGGAATTCAAAGGGGTTTTGAGAGATCTTTATCATGCTTTTGATTTCTTTAAAATTTCTTTTTTAGGGAGGATTCCACAGATTTTCTTTTGGTCGATTTTGGTGAATACTGCCCTTTTCAGTATTATTTCTGTGAGCGTAAAGGGAAATTACCGGGAAAGAAATTTTGCCGAATTGTATGTTGATATTGATAAATACATTCAAAACCACGAAAATGCTTTCATCTGGCGTGGAACAGCATACGTATCAGACATTAAAAACATCCTTGAACGGTTTTTAGGCAAAAATAAAACCGAACAGGCCCTCAGAATCTTCAATTTAAAATACAATATCGATTCTCAGACCGAAACCGCCGATTCAAGATTCATCAAATTTTCGGAAAATCTTTTGGCCGGAAGAATCGGCACGGCCTCGGCGAAGATTTTGATTGAAGGCGTTACCAAAGAAGATAAAATTTCATTAAAAGAAGTTTTAAATATTTTAGAAGAATCTAAAGAAAATATTACCCTCAATAAAAAACTGACCGAGCAGTCTGAAGAATTACAGAAACTGTCGGATGATTTACGGAAAGCCAATGAAAGTCTGATCATCAAGGATCATCAGAAAGACGATTTTCTTGATTCCGTAGCCCATGAACTGAGAACTCCGATTACAGCGATCCGTTCAGCCGGAGAGATTCTGGCAGAAGATGATGATATTCCTTTGGACATTAAAAAAGAATTTCTAAATAATATTATTACAGAATCAGACCGATTAAGCGAAATTATTAATGACATCCTATATCTGGACAAGCTTCAGCACGGTGAAATCGCTTTGCATATTCGGCGAAACAATATTATTGAAACCTATAAAAAGGCATTAAATCCACTTCTCCACCTTATTCAGCAGAAAAATATTCATTTAAGTGAAGTGAATCTTCTTAATAATTTTTTGTTTGACTATGATGAAGTCCGGATGATTCAGCTATTTCAGAATATATTAGGGAATGCTTTAAAATTTACCGATGAACAGGGTACGATTCAGACCAAGTTATCTGAAAAAGAGAATAACCTGGTCATTAAAATCTTTAACACCGGAAAGCACATCCCAGAAGAAGACCTGGAAATGATTTTTGATAAATTTTACCAGTCGAAAAATCAGAACATTATAAAACCAACCGGAAGCGGACTGGGATTGGCAATTTCAAAAAAAATAGTTCAGGCTCAGGGCGGAACGATAAAAGCAGAAAACAGCGGATTGGGCGTAACTTTTACAATCACCTTACCAGCAAAGAATGGTATTGATAACGAAGAACCCGATAGGGTTCAATTTGAATAG
- a CDS encoding response regulator transcription factor, with product MKKIIIADDEHKILMSLEYSFKKNGYDVYIARDGTEVLEFLKTMVPDVILLDIMMPNLDGYSTLDLIKQNGKLKDTKVIFLSAKNNPRDIERGLKMGADAYVTKPYSIKKLMQQIEEMLE from the coding sequence ATGAAAAAGATAATTATTGCAGATGATGAACATAAAATATTAATGTCTCTGGAATACAGTTTTAAAAAAAACGGATATGATGTGTACATTGCCAGGGACGGAACGGAGGTTCTGGAATTTTTAAAGACTATGGTTCCGGATGTGATTCTGCTGGATATTATGATGCCGAACCTGGATGGATACAGCACCTTGGATCTCATAAAACAGAACGGAAAACTGAAAGATACGAAGGTGATTTTCCTAAGTGCTAAAAATAATCCGAGAGATATTGAGAGAGGCCTGAAAATGGGAGCTGATGCGTACGTAACAAAGCCTTATTCGATAAAAAAACTGATGCAGCAGATTGAGGAAATGCTTGAATAG